From Cataglyphis hispanica isolate Lineage 1 chromosome 19, ULB_Chis1_1.0, whole genome shotgun sequence, one genomic window encodes:
- the LOC126856655 gene encoding RNA-binding protein FUS-like isoform X4 has protein sequence MDGAPGGRGGFRGRGGPGGLMRGRGGFGDRGRGGPPRGGNMMRGGRGSGPGGGMRGGPPMRSRGGPPRGGRGGHFPPGPPEPGMSSGGGPLPLGMGGPPRGGSGRGGGSNSFRSRGRGDFGRDNRGSNNFRGRGGMDRGRGGSRGSGRGGPGRGGSFSDRGRGIGGGRGGPTKRGGGPPSSSGPSKRPRFDQPSSQSSNGYATQPSSQGGYGGSNNAYGGQQQPQQQSVGYGSSGGSYGSQGYTQSYQGYESYQQPDYAQTSGYPSSAPPDSRYGGSSSVPVAGGFSTNDPYSYGKAPPSSDYSNQDGVYGKQDYGKYNSQYRKFH, from the exons ATGGACGGAGCACCAGGTGGTAGAGGTGGATTTCGAGGTCGTGGAGGTCCTGGAGGATTAATGAGAGGACGTGGTGGTTTTGGAGACAGAGGAAG aggTGGTCCTCCACGAGGTGGTAATATGATGCGTGGTGGTCGAGGCAGTGGACCTGGTGGGGGCATGAGAGGAGGTCCACCTATGAGAAGTAGGGGTGGTCCTCCTAGAGGTGGACGTGGTGGACACTTTCCTCCagg GCCACCTGAACCAGGAATGTCCAGTGGAGGTGGGCCACTACCTCTAGGGATGGGTGGTCCTCCACGAGGTGGTAGTGGAAGAGGTGGTGGAAGTAACAGTTTTCGTAGCAGAGGTAGGGGAGACTTTGGTAGAGATAATCGTGGTAGTAATAATTTCCGTGGACGTGGCGGTATGGACAGAGGAAGAGGAGGCTCCAG aggaTCGGGTAGAGGTGGACCAGGTCGTGGAGGTAGCTTTTCTGATCGTGGTAGAGGAATCGGTGGTGGACGTGGCGGTCCAACGAAACGGGGAGGGGGCCCACCTAGTTCCAGTGGACCCTCTAAAAGGCCACGTTTTGATCAACCTTCTTCACAGTCTTCCAATGGCTATGCTACTCAACCATCCAG CCAAGGCGGTTATGGAGGTTCAAATAACGCTTACGGCGGTCAACAACAACCACAGCAGCAATCGGTAGGATATGGCAGCAGCGGCGGCAGTTATGGATCACAAGGATATACACAATCTTATCAGGGCTACGAGAGTTACCAGCAACCAGATTATGCTCAAACAAGT GGCTATCCATCGTCCGCACCACCAGATAGTAGATACGGTGGATCTTCCTCAGTTCCTGTTGCAGGAGGATTCAGTACTAACGATCCCTATAGCTATGGCAAAGCTCCACCTAGTTCAG ATTATTCAAATCAGGATGGTGTTTATGGGAAACAGGATTATGGTAAGTACAACTCGCAGTAcagaaaatttcattga
- the LOC126856655 gene encoding uncharacterized protein LOC126856655 isoform X2, which translates to MDGAPGGRGGFRGRGGPGGLMRGRGGFGDRGRGGPPRGGNMMRGGRGSGPGGGMRGGPPMRSRGGPPRGGRGGHFPPGPPEPGMSSGGGPLPLGMGGPPRGGSGRGGGSNSFRSRGRGDFGRDNRGSNNFRGRGGMDRGRGGSRGSGRGGPGRGGSFSDRGRGIGGGRGGPTKRGGGPPSSSGPSKRPRFDQPSSQSSNGYATQPSSQGGYGGSNNAYGGQQQPQQQSVGYGSSGGSYGSQGYTQSYQGYESYQQPDYAQTSGYPSSAPPDSRYGGSSSVPVAGGFSTNDPYSYGKAPPSSANYQQEAVPAAGPGGYAPNPYDDRSNAIINRGGYSTQPYDYSNQDGVYGKQDYG; encoded by the exons ATGGACGGAGCACCAGGTGGTAGAGGTGGATTTCGAGGTCGTGGAGGTCCTGGAGGATTAATGAGAGGACGTGGTGGTTTTGGAGACAGAGGAAG aggTGGTCCTCCACGAGGTGGTAATATGATGCGTGGTGGTCGAGGCAGTGGACCTGGTGGGGGCATGAGAGGAGGTCCACCTATGAGAAGTAGGGGTGGTCCTCCTAGAGGTGGACGTGGTGGACACTTTCCTCCagg GCCACCTGAACCAGGAATGTCCAGTGGAGGTGGGCCACTACCTCTAGGGATGGGTGGTCCTCCACGAGGTGGTAGTGGAAGAGGTGGTGGAAGTAACAGTTTTCGTAGCAGAGGTAGGGGAGACTTTGGTAGAGATAATCGTGGTAGTAATAATTTCCGTGGACGTGGCGGTATGGACAGAGGAAGAGGAGGCTCCAG aggaTCGGGTAGAGGTGGACCAGGTCGTGGAGGTAGCTTTTCTGATCGTGGTAGAGGAATCGGTGGTGGACGTGGCGGTCCAACGAAACGGGGAGGGGGCCCACCTAGTTCCAGTGGACCCTCTAAAAGGCCACGTTTTGATCAACCTTCTTCACAGTCTTCCAATGGCTATGCTACTCAACCATCCAG CCAAGGCGGTTATGGAGGTTCAAATAACGCTTACGGCGGTCAACAACAACCACAGCAGCAATCGGTAGGATATGGCAGCAGCGGCGGCAGTTATGGATCACAAGGATATACACAATCTTATCAGGGCTACGAGAGTTACCAGCAACCAGATTATGCTCAAACAAGT GGCTATCCATCGTCCGCACCACCAGATAGTAGATACGGTGGATCTTCCTCAGTTCCTGTTGCAGGAGGATTCAGTACTAACGATCCCTATAGCTATGGCAAAGCTCCACCTAGTTCAG CCAATTACCAGCAGGAGGCAGTGCCAGCAGCAGGGCCGGGTGGTTATGCCCCTAACCCATATGATGACCGGTCTAATGCCATAATCAACCGGGGTGGTTATTCGACCCAACCTTACG ATTATTCAAATCAGGATGGTGTTTATGGGAAACAGGATTATG
- the LOC126856655 gene encoding RNA-binding protein FUS-like isoform X5, producing the protein MDGAPGGRGGFRGRGGPGGLMRGRGGFGDRGRGGPPRGGNMMRGGRGSGPGGGMRGGPPMRSRGGPPRGGRGGHFPPGPPEPGMSSGGGPLPLGMGGPPRGGSGRGGGSNSFRSRGRGDFGRDNRGSNNFRGRGGMDRGRGGSRGSGRGGPGRGGSFSDRGRGIGGGRGGPTKRGGGPPSSSGPSKRPRFDQPSSQSSNGYATQPSSQGGYGGSNNAYGGQQQPQQQSVGYGSSGGSYGSQGYTQSYQGYESYQQPDYAQTSGYPSSAPPDSRYGGSSSVPVAGGFSTNDPYSYGKAPPSSDYSNQDGVYGKQDYG; encoded by the exons ATGGACGGAGCACCAGGTGGTAGAGGTGGATTTCGAGGTCGTGGAGGTCCTGGAGGATTAATGAGAGGACGTGGTGGTTTTGGAGACAGAGGAAG aggTGGTCCTCCACGAGGTGGTAATATGATGCGTGGTGGTCGAGGCAGTGGACCTGGTGGGGGCATGAGAGGAGGTCCACCTATGAGAAGTAGGGGTGGTCCTCCTAGAGGTGGACGTGGTGGACACTTTCCTCCagg GCCACCTGAACCAGGAATGTCCAGTGGAGGTGGGCCACTACCTCTAGGGATGGGTGGTCCTCCACGAGGTGGTAGTGGAAGAGGTGGTGGAAGTAACAGTTTTCGTAGCAGAGGTAGGGGAGACTTTGGTAGAGATAATCGTGGTAGTAATAATTTCCGTGGACGTGGCGGTATGGACAGAGGAAGAGGAGGCTCCAG aggaTCGGGTAGAGGTGGACCAGGTCGTGGAGGTAGCTTTTCTGATCGTGGTAGAGGAATCGGTGGTGGACGTGGCGGTCCAACGAAACGGGGAGGGGGCCCACCTAGTTCCAGTGGACCCTCTAAAAGGCCACGTTTTGATCAACCTTCTTCACAGTCTTCCAATGGCTATGCTACTCAACCATCCAG CCAAGGCGGTTATGGAGGTTCAAATAACGCTTACGGCGGTCAACAACAACCACAGCAGCAATCGGTAGGATATGGCAGCAGCGGCGGCAGTTATGGATCACAAGGATATACACAATCTTATCAGGGCTACGAGAGTTACCAGCAACCAGATTATGCTCAAACAAGT GGCTATCCATCGTCCGCACCACCAGATAGTAGATACGGTGGATCTTCCTCAGTTCCTGTTGCAGGAGGATTCAGTACTAACGATCCCTATAGCTATGGCAAAGCTCCACCTAGTTCAG ATTATTCAAATCAGGATGGTGTTTATGGGAAACAGGATTATG
- the LOC126856655 gene encoding RNA-binding protein FUS-like isoform X3, with amino-acid sequence MDGAPGGRGGFRGRGGPGGLMRGRGGFGDRGRGGPPRGGNMMRGGRGSGPGGGMRGGPPMRSRGGPPRGGRGGHFPPGPPEPGMSSGGGPLPLGMGGPPRGGSGRGGGSNSFRSRGRGDFGRDNRGSNNFRGRGGMDRGRGGSRGSGRGGPGRGGSFSDRGRGIGGGRGGPTKRGGGPPSSSGPSKRPRFDQPSSQSSNGYATQPSSQGGYGGSNNAYGGQQQPQQQSVGYGSSGGSYGSQGYTQSYQGYESYQQPDYAQTSGYPSSAPPDSRYGGSSSVPVAGGFSTNDPYSYGKAPPSSDYSNQDGVYGKQDYGGSAGYQNTQSQRRY; translated from the exons ATGGACGGAGCACCAGGTGGTAGAGGTGGATTTCGAGGTCGTGGAGGTCCTGGAGGATTAATGAGAGGACGTGGTGGTTTTGGAGACAGAGGAAG aggTGGTCCTCCACGAGGTGGTAATATGATGCGTGGTGGTCGAGGCAGTGGACCTGGTGGGGGCATGAGAGGAGGTCCACCTATGAGAAGTAGGGGTGGTCCTCCTAGAGGTGGACGTGGTGGACACTTTCCTCCagg GCCACCTGAACCAGGAATGTCCAGTGGAGGTGGGCCACTACCTCTAGGGATGGGTGGTCCTCCACGAGGTGGTAGTGGAAGAGGTGGTGGAAGTAACAGTTTTCGTAGCAGAGGTAGGGGAGACTTTGGTAGAGATAATCGTGGTAGTAATAATTTCCGTGGACGTGGCGGTATGGACAGAGGAAGAGGAGGCTCCAG aggaTCGGGTAGAGGTGGACCAGGTCGTGGAGGTAGCTTTTCTGATCGTGGTAGAGGAATCGGTGGTGGACGTGGCGGTCCAACGAAACGGGGAGGGGGCCCACCTAGTTCCAGTGGACCCTCTAAAAGGCCACGTTTTGATCAACCTTCTTCACAGTCTTCCAATGGCTATGCTACTCAACCATCCAG CCAAGGCGGTTATGGAGGTTCAAATAACGCTTACGGCGGTCAACAACAACCACAGCAGCAATCGGTAGGATATGGCAGCAGCGGCGGCAGTTATGGATCACAAGGATATACACAATCTTATCAGGGCTACGAGAGTTACCAGCAACCAGATTATGCTCAAACAAGT GGCTATCCATCGTCCGCACCACCAGATAGTAGATACGGTGGATCTTCCTCAGTTCCTGTTGCAGGAGGATTCAGTACTAACGATCCCTATAGCTATGGCAAAGCTCCACCTAGTTCAG ATTATTCAAATCAGGATGGTGTTTATGGGAAACAGGATTATG
- the LOC126856655 gene encoding uncharacterized protein LOC126856655 isoform X1, giving the protein MDGAPGGRGGFRGRGGPGGLMRGRGGFGDRGRGGPPRGGNMMRGGRGSGPGGGMRGGPPMRSRGGPPRGGRGGHFPPGPPEPGMSSGGGPLPLGMGGPPRGGSGRGGGSNSFRSRGRGDFGRDNRGSNNFRGRGGMDRGRGGSRGSGRGGPGRGGSFSDRGRGIGGGRGGPTKRGGGPPSSSGPSKRPRFDQPSSQSSNGYATQPSSQGGYGGSNNAYGGQQQPQQQSVGYGSSGGSYGSQGYTQSYQGYESYQQPDYAQTSGYPSSAPPDSRYGGSSSVPVAGGFSTNDPYSYGKAPPSSANYQQEAVPAAGPGGYAPNPYDDRSNAIINRGGYSTQPYDYSNQDGVYGKQDYGGSAGYQNTQSQRRY; this is encoded by the exons ATGGACGGAGCACCAGGTGGTAGAGGTGGATTTCGAGGTCGTGGAGGTCCTGGAGGATTAATGAGAGGACGTGGTGGTTTTGGAGACAGAGGAAG aggTGGTCCTCCACGAGGTGGTAATATGATGCGTGGTGGTCGAGGCAGTGGACCTGGTGGGGGCATGAGAGGAGGTCCACCTATGAGAAGTAGGGGTGGTCCTCCTAGAGGTGGACGTGGTGGACACTTTCCTCCagg GCCACCTGAACCAGGAATGTCCAGTGGAGGTGGGCCACTACCTCTAGGGATGGGTGGTCCTCCACGAGGTGGTAGTGGAAGAGGTGGTGGAAGTAACAGTTTTCGTAGCAGAGGTAGGGGAGACTTTGGTAGAGATAATCGTGGTAGTAATAATTTCCGTGGACGTGGCGGTATGGACAGAGGAAGAGGAGGCTCCAG aggaTCGGGTAGAGGTGGACCAGGTCGTGGAGGTAGCTTTTCTGATCGTGGTAGAGGAATCGGTGGTGGACGTGGCGGTCCAACGAAACGGGGAGGGGGCCCACCTAGTTCCAGTGGACCCTCTAAAAGGCCACGTTTTGATCAACCTTCTTCACAGTCTTCCAATGGCTATGCTACTCAACCATCCAG CCAAGGCGGTTATGGAGGTTCAAATAACGCTTACGGCGGTCAACAACAACCACAGCAGCAATCGGTAGGATATGGCAGCAGCGGCGGCAGTTATGGATCACAAGGATATACACAATCTTATCAGGGCTACGAGAGTTACCAGCAACCAGATTATGCTCAAACAAGT GGCTATCCATCGTCCGCACCACCAGATAGTAGATACGGTGGATCTTCCTCAGTTCCTGTTGCAGGAGGATTCAGTACTAACGATCCCTATAGCTATGGCAAAGCTCCACCTAGTTCAG CCAATTACCAGCAGGAGGCAGTGCCAGCAGCAGGGCCGGGTGGTTATGCCCCTAACCCATATGATGACCGGTCTAATGCCATAATCAACCGGGGTGGTTATTCGACCCAACCTTACG ATTATTCAAATCAGGATGGTGTTTATGGGAAACAGGATTATG